In Candidatus Contubernalis alkalaceticus, the genomic window CATGCATGATAGATTGATTCATAGCATCAATTACTAATTGTTTGATCATGTGGGCTCGAGAATATAACACTTATTTAACGGGCTGCTAACCCAGATTCTACCAACATAAGAAGATTAAGTATATTTTACCTGGTAGTGCAAGAAATGTTATATCCAAAAGCAGGAATAATAAGGAATATTGTCGTATTTAAAGGAAACCGGGTTTATAAAGAAAATATTGCAGACCTCTCGGGAAATTCTGAAAAATACTAATTATTCTCTGGATAACAATAAAAAGGAATGATAAAAATGATTAATAAGGAAAAGTATGGAAAAAAAGAAAAGAATTTTTCTACCAGTGAGCAGTTCAGCACCACGAAAGTAAAGACGCTGGATGCAGACTTTCCCATTATCGGTATCGGCGCTTCAGCCGGAGGATTGGAGGCCCTGGAGCTTTTTTTGGGGAATGTTCCGGAAAAAAGCGGTATAGCTTTTATCGTGGTTCAGCACCTGGACCCGACGCGAGAAGGTGCCATGGTGGAGCTGCTTAAACGTGTTACCCCCATGCTGGTTTTTCAGGCCCAGGAACAAACTGCAGTCCAGCCGAATTGCGTCTATATTATTCCGCCAAACAAGGACATGTCTCTCTTCCACGGGGCGCTGCACCTTTTCGAGCCGGTAGCGCCGCGCGGTCTTCGTTTGCCTATTGATTATTTATTTCGCTCCATGGCCGAAGATCGGGGGGAGCGAGCCATCGTAGCTATCCTCTCAGGTATGGGGACAGACGGTACGTTGGGCCTCAAGGCCGTTAAGGAAAAAGGAGGCATGGTCTTAGTCCAGGAACCAGCCTCGGCAAAATTCGATAGCATGCCCAAAAGCTCTATCAACACAGGCTTAGTTGACGTGGTGGCCCCGGCGGAGGAGCTGATCTTTAAAGCCATTGCTTATCTTAAACACAAGCCCGTGATCGGCGGGTTAGAGCAGGGCCTGACAGACAAAGACAGCAATACTTTTGAAAAAATTGCTATCCTGCTGCGCTCACAAACGGGCCACGATTTTTCCTTCTACAAGAAAACCACCGTCTACCGCCGTATTGAGCGACGGTTGGGTATCCACCAGATTAACGATCTTGCAACCTATATCCGCTTCCTGCAGGAAAACCCCCAGGAACTGCAGGTGCTGTTCAAAGAACTCTTAATCGGTGTGACCAGTTTTTTTCGCGATCCTGAGGCGTGGGAGCAATTGAAAAAACAGGCAATTCTAGAGCTATTTGCCACGCGCTCGCTTGATCAACCGCTGCGGGCGTGGGTGCCCGCCTGCTCCACAGGGGAGGAAGCTTATTCCCTGGCCATAATTTTTAAAGAGGCGCTGGAATACGCCAAACCAACCGCTGGCTTCTCGTTTCAGGTCTTTGCCACCGACCTTGACCGAGACGCCATTAAAAAGGCCCGCCAGGGTTTCTATACAGCCAACATTACTGCAGATGTTTCCCCGGAACGGCTGCGCCGCTTTTTCATTAAGGAGGATGGCGGTTACCGGGTAGGGAAAGAGATCCGTAATATGGTAGTTTTTGCCCCCCAGAATATTATCATGGATCCACCTTTCACCAAGATTGATATCATAAGCTGCCGCAACCTGCTCATCTACCTGACTCAAGAGTTGCAAAAAAAGCTTCTGGCTCTCTTTCATCACAGCTTAAATCAAGGCGGGTTCCTGTTTCTGGGTAGCTCGGAAACAATCGGTATTTTAACCGATCTTTTCGAGTCCTTGAAGGGGAAATCCCGGCTCTACAGGCGACTGGAGTCGTCCACGCAGCATAAAGAGCTATTTCAATTCCCCTCTCCTCGGTTCCGCTTTCCACCCGGTGAGCCGGGTGCTGGTAAAGCATTGCCCAAGGAGTGGAAGCAAGCCCCAAACCTGGAGAATTTGGCCAACCAATTGATCCTGCAGCGCTACTCTCCTGCCGCCGTGATGGTCAACGAAATGGGAGATGTTCTCTATACCAGTGGACGGGTTGGCAGATACCTGGAGCCGGCAGCCGGCAAGGCTAACTGGAATATTTTTGTCATGACCCATGAAAGCCTGGGCTACAAGCTTAGCAGATCTTTTCAGAAAGCAGTCAGTCAAAATAGTACCATAGCACTGAAAAACGTTAAAATAGGAACCGAGGGTGAAAAGCAGGTAGTAGACATTACCATCGAGCCGCTTAAAGAGCCTGAAGCGTTGCGGCACCTGGTCATGATTGTCTTTACAGATGTAAGAGTACCTGTAAAAACGAAAGAAACAGGCAAAACCAGTCACACAACTGCCAACAGAAGTCATGTAGCGGAACTGGAGTTAGATCTGCAGCACTCTCTCCAAGAGCTGCAGGGTGTTCGTCAAGAGATGCAATCCTCCCAGGAAGAGCTCTTATTAGCCTACGAAGAATTGCAATCCAGCAACGAGGAACTGCAGTCCTCTAATGAGGAAATGACCACGTCCAAGGAAGAACTGCAGTCCTTAAACGAAGAATTGCAGACGGTTAACTACGAACTGCAAACGAAAGTAGATGAACTGTCTCGAACAAATAACGACATGAAAAATCTGCTGGAAAGCACTGACATTGCCACCTTATTTCTGGATAATGCTCTTTGTGTGCGGCGTTTTACCGCTCGGACGGCCAAAATTTTC contains:
- a CDS encoding chemotaxis protein CheB, whose translation is MINKEKYGKKEKNFSTSEQFSTTKVKTLDADFPIIGIGASAGGLEALELFLGNVPEKSGIAFIVVQHLDPTREGAMVELLKRVTPMLVFQAQEQTAVQPNCVYIIPPNKDMSLFHGALHLFEPVAPRGLRLPIDYLFRSMAEDRGERAIVAILSGMGTDGTLGLKAVKEKGGMVLVQEPASAKFDSMPKSSINTGLVDVVAPAEELIFKAIAYLKHKPVIGGLEQGLTDKDSNTFEKIAILLRSQTGHDFSFYKKTTVYRRIERRLGIHQINDLATYIRFLQENPQELQVLFKELLIGVTSFFRDPEAWEQLKKQAILELFATRSLDQPLRAWVPACSTGEEAYSLAIIFKEALEYAKPTAGFSFQVFATDLDRDAIKKARQGFYTANITADVSPERLRRFFIKEDGGYRVGKEIRNMVVFAPQNIIMDPPFTKIDIISCRNLLIYLTQELQKKLLALFHHSLNQGGFLFLGSSETIGILTDLFESLKGKSRLYRRLESSTQHKELFQFPSPRFRFPPGEPGAGKALPKEWKQAPNLENLANQLILQRYSPAAVMVNEMGDVLYTSGRVGRYLEPAAGKANWNIFVMTHESLGYKLSRSFQKAVSQNSTIALKNVKIGTEGEKQVVDITIEPLKEPEALRHLVMIVFTDVRVPVKTKETGKTSHTTANRSHVAELELDLQHSLQELQGVRQEMQSSQEELLLAYEELQSSNEELQSSNEEMTTSKEELQSLNEELQTVNYELQTKVDELSRTNNDMKNLLESTDIATLFLDNALCVRRFTARTAKIFKLIPGDVGRPITDIVSTLVYPELAIDAEEVLRTLVFVEKEVTTSNGRWCTVRIMPYRTLENKIDGLVLTFTDITVSKELEAVLRQTQADLKKRITNKEAELNKTKKRLQSEMKQKNKKENSNATMKNDESPEVPS